A section of the bacterium genome encodes:
- a CDS encoding ABC transporter ATP-binding protein: protein MFTHIEQISKTYSNGKAEPLGALMDISLDIGPSEFLCMVGPSGCGKSTLLSIVAGLLEPSSGRVVFHDITPGRPPTGLVFQELALFPWRTVEGNVGYGLEELGMPKRERLERVRQLLAMVGLEGFQNRFPHELSGGMRQRTALARALAPEPALLLMDEPLSSLDAQTRQEMQKELSRLYERGERSFLYVTHDVGEAVFLGDRVVVLSPRPGRVMEVLDVNLPRPRDHELRREASFNLLVSHVEALLRGASS from the coding sequence GTGTTCACGCACATAGAACAGATATCCAAGACATACAGCAACGGAAAAGCGGAACCTCTTGGGGCGTTGATGGATATCTCCCTGGACATAGGGCCCAGCGAGTTTCTTTGCATGGTGGGGCCTTCGGGATGCGGAAAATCCACGTTGCTGAGCATAGTGGCGGGACTCCTGGAGCCCAGCTCCGGGAGGGTTGTCTTCCACGACATCACCCCTGGCAGGCCTCCCACAGGATTGGTGTTCCAGGAGCTGGCTCTTTTCCCCTGGCGCACGGTGGAGGGAAATGTGGGCTATGGGCTGGAAGAGTTGGGAATGCCCAAGAGGGAAAGACTAGAGAGGGTCAGACAACTGCTGGCCATGGTGGGTCTGGAAGGTTTTCAAAACCGTTTTCCCCATGAGCTTTCGGGCGGGATGAGACAGAGGACTGCCCTGGCAAGAGCTTTGGCTCCTGAACCTGCTCTTCTGCTCATGGATGAACCGCTGTCCTCCCTGGATGCCCAAACCCGCCAGGAAATGCAGAAAGAACTTTCCCGACTATACGAAAGAGGGGAAAGAAGCTTTTTGTATGTGACCCATGACGTGGGAGAGGCTGTTTTCCTGGGAGATAGGGTGGTGGTCTTGAGCCCCAGGCCGGGTCGCGTCATGGAAGTCCTGGACGTGAACCTTCCCAGACCTAGGGACCATGAACTGAGAAGGGAGGCTTCATTCAATCTCTTGGTGAGCCATGTGGAAGCTCTTTTGAGGGGAGCATCAAGCTGA
- a CDS encoding ABC transporter substrate-binding protein, with amino-acid sequence MGVTKKGSGLLLGFFILAAWLAPGPCLSGERVRVGLLPLTSSAPIFIGVEEGLFAREGLDLELKFLQAAQPIAAALAAGELEVGATGLTAGLYNALATGLDAKIVADKGREWPGYRLTGIVVNKAAWDRGIRRVEDLRNQRVGVTQIGSTFHYMLGNILEKHGIALGQVQIVPLGSLQALAEALASQKLEAVFMAQPLCTEAEAKGTGKVLVWSGDELRYQIAAIFMSGKFWAKKEAARAFMRAYIRACRIYHDECLGLDPQGNPKRGENFHRVMAQIGKYTGLAEERIAKDLSYNDRNGELMWEDIPRQIRWYKNNGMLSQEPDPKKFLDPTLWEQALREVGP; translated from the coding sequence ATGGGAGTAACCAAGAAAGGTTCAGGGTTGCTTTTGGGGTTTTTTATCTTAGCGGCCTGGCTTGCTCCTGGGCCCTGTCTTTCAGGGGAGAGGGTCAGGGTGGGTCTGCTGCCTCTTACCTCATCGGCTCCCATCTTCATAGGGGTGGAGGAGGGGCTTTTCGCCAGAGAAGGCCTGGATTTGGAGCTAAAATTCTTGCAGGCAGCCCAGCCCATTGCCGCGGCCCTTGCAGCCGGGGAGCTAGAAGTGGGAGCCACAGGCCTTACCGCAGGCCTGTACAACGCCCTGGCCACAGGACTAGATGCCAAGATCGTTGCGGACAAGGGCAGGGAGTGGCCGGGCTACAGGCTCACCGGCATAGTGGTGAACAAGGCTGCCTGGGACAGGGGAATCAGAAGGGTGGAGGATCTGCGCAACCAGAGGGTGGGTGTAACCCAGATAGGATCAACCTTTCATTATATGTTGGGTAACATCCTGGAGAAACACGGTATAGCTCTGGGACAGGTTCAGATCGTGCCCCTGGGGAGTCTTCAGGCTTTGGCCGAAGCCCTGGCCTCTCAGAAGCTAGAGGCGGTCTTCATGGCTCAGCCTCTTTGCACCGAGGCCGAAGCCAAGGGAACCGGCAAGGTTCTCGTTTGGTCAGGCGATGAGCTTAGATACCAGATCGCAGCCATATTCATGTCCGGAAAGTTCTGGGCCAAGAAGGAGGCGGCCAGGGCCTTCATGAGGGCTTACATCAGGGCCTGCAGGATATATCACGATGAGTGCCTGGGTCTGGATCCACAGGGAAACCCCAAAAGGGGGGAGAATTTCCATAGGGTCATGGCCCAGATAGGCAAATACACGGGGCTTGCTGAGGAAAGAATAGCAAAAGACCTCAGCTACAATGACAGAAACGGGGAGCTCATGTGGGAAGACATCCCCAGGCAGATCAGATGGTACAAGAACAATGGAATGCTCTCCCAGGAACCGGATCCCAAGAAGTTCCTGGACCCAACTCTTTGGGAGCAAGCCCTAAGGGAAGTGGGACCCTGA
- the mqnE gene encoding aminofutalosine synthase MqnE, giving the protein MDTGLKKVAEKLEKRERLDFQDALSCLRTPSLTQLGRLALAKRKEIHGMKATFIRNLHMNYTNICENRCTFCAFHRSVEASDGFLMDPMEAARRICSSPVEPLREVHVVGGCHPGLDLEYYLDLLSSLKKARPQVTIKAFTAVEVDHVAAKAGISPKECLLRMKDAGLDIMPGGGAEVFSQRLRNLLFPRKADAQRWLHIHEVAHNLGIPTNATMLFGHLETPEERVDHLLKLREQQDRTGGFQAFIALPFQAKNTPLAHLGSPSGVEILKLIATARLVLDNIPSIKAYWVMLGNRLAQVALHFGADDLEGTIVHEQIAHEAGAETARGLTVDQLKTLIEDSGFQAVERDSFHRPLTQEHN; this is encoded by the coding sequence ATGGATACCGGTTTGAAAAAAGTTGCGGAGAAGTTAGAAAAGAGAGAAAGGCTTGACTTCCAAGATGCTCTGAGTTGTCTGAGAACACCTAGCCTGACCCAACTGGGGAGGCTGGCCTTGGCCAAGAGAAAAGAGATCCACGGCATGAAGGCCACCTTCATCCGCAACCTCCACATGAATTACACCAACATCTGCGAAAACCGATGCACTTTCTGCGCCTTTCACAGGTCCGTGGAAGCCTCGGACGGATTCCTCATGGATCCCATGGAGGCTGCCCGAAGAATTTGTTCCAGCCCTGTGGAGCCTCTGAGAGAGGTTCATGTGGTGGGAGGCTGCCATCCCGGGCTGGACCTGGAGTATTACCTGGATCTCCTCAGTTCCCTCAAAAAGGCCAGACCCCAAGTAACCATCAAGGCCTTCACTGCCGTGGAGGTGGATCATGTGGCCGCAAAGGCAGGCATCTCCCCCAAGGAGTGCCTGCTCAGGATGAAAGATGCCGGACTGGATATCATGCCTGGTGGCGGAGCCGAGGTCTTTTCCCAGCGTCTGAGAAACCTTCTGTTTCCTCGAAAGGCTGATGCCCAAAGATGGCTCCACATTCACGAAGTGGCACACAACCTGGGTATTCCCACCAATGCCACCATGCTCTTCGGTCATCTGGAAACCCCTGAGGAAAGGGTTGACCACCTTCTCAAGTTGAGGGAACAGCAGGACCGCACAGGAGGATTTCAGGCCTTCATTGCGCTTCCCTTTCAGGCCAAGAACACTCCCCTGGCCCATCTGGGAAGCCCAAGCGGGGTGGAGATCCTGAAGCTCATTGCCACGGCCCGTCTTGTTCTGGATAACATCCCCAGCATAAAGGCATATTGGGTCATGCTGGGCAACAGGCTGGCACAGGTGGCACTCCACTTCGGGGCAGATGATCTGGAGGGCACGATAGTCCACGAACAGATAGCCCATGAAGCCGGGGCTGAGACAGCCAGAGGTTTGACAGTGGATCAATTAAAGACACTCATAGAAGATTCGGGCTTCCAGGCCGTGGAAAGAGACAGCTTTCACAGGCCCCTCACCCAGGAGCATAACTGA
- the mqnC gene encoding cyclic dehypoxanthinyl futalosine synthase — protein sequence MDLQEARRILDHGRLDKERALRLYKELDLLTLGQLAHGLRLSLHPEPTVTYSVDRNINYTNICVSRCGFCAFWRSREDQGAYELDLEALRAKCQETLDLGGTHILYQGGLNPGLDLSWHKERLNLMRGMGLWVHGFSPPEIQFMAENWGLSIRQVLCELMEAGLGSIPGGGAEILVDRVRKKVSPVKCSSAKWLEVMKEAHLLGLRTTATMMFGHLETLEDRLEHMLMLRDLQDQTGGFTAFIPWPYQPSNKTLKAPKAGAVTYLKTLAMSRLVLDNIAHVQASWVTQGPEVGQVALHFGADDLGSTMIEENVVASAGVSFRLCEREIQDLILRAGFKPRKRDVLYRAV from the coding sequence ATGGATTTACAGGAGGCCAGGAGAATCCTGGATCATGGAAGGCTGGATAAGGAGAGAGCCCTGAGGCTTTACAAGGAGCTGGACCTGTTGACACTGGGGCAACTGGCCCATGGGCTGCGTCTTTCCCTCCATCCTGAACCCACAGTGACTTACAGCGTGGACCGCAACATCAACTATACCAACATATGCGTCTCGCGGTGTGGATTCTGCGCATTCTGGAGGTCCAGGGAAGATCAAGGGGCGTACGAGCTGGATCTGGAGGCCCTCAGGGCCAAGTGTCAGGAGACATTGGATTTGGGAGGAACCCATATTCTCTATCAAGGGGGGCTGAACCCTGGTCTGGATCTCTCATGGCATAAAGAGAGGCTGAATCTCATGAGAGGCATGGGGCTATGGGTTCACGGCTTTTCTCCGCCTGAAATCCAGTTCATGGCTGAGAACTGGGGGCTTAGCATCAGGCAGGTTCTCTGCGAACTCATGGAAGCAGGGCTTGGCTCCATACCCGGGGGGGGTGCCGAGATACTCGTGGACAGAGTTAGAAAAAAGGTCTCGCCCGTCAAGTGTTCCTCGGCCAAGTGGCTGGAGGTCATGAAGGAGGCCCATCTATTGGGGCTTCGAACAACAGCCACCATGATGTTCGGGCATCTGGAGACCCTGGAGGATCGGTTGGAGCACATGCTAATGCTTAGAGACCTGCAAGACCAAACAGGAGGATTCACGGCTTTCATTCCATGGCCCTACCAGCCAAGCAACAAGACCTTGAAGGCTCCCAAGGCAGGAGCAGTGACCTATCTCAAGACCTTGGCCATGAGCCGCCTAGTCCTGGACAACATTGCCCATGTTCAGGCTTCCTGGGTGACCCAGGGCCCTGAGGTGGGTCAGGTGGCCCTTCACTTCGGGGCCGACGATCTGGGCTCTACCATGATCGAGGAGAACGTCGTGGCCTCAGCCGGGGTGAGCTTCCGCCTTTGCGAAAGAGAAATACAGGATTTGATCCTCAGGGCCGGCTTTAAACCCAGGAAAAGGGACGTGCTTTACAGAGCTGTTTGA
- a CDS encoding amidohydrolase family protein — translation MRSGITCHKARLIMQAPGAWIPDGFVAISQGKILEIGSLGRKPPGFKLLDHGPGILMPALVNAHTHLTLSALRGRLETSRGFLAWVESMIRERSQVSHEQALGAALKELKAFRDAGVGLVGEVGPLFPMEEHLSLWGLEGVVWHEFLGEERDLCLPSQAHPGITSSLAGHAPHTTSPKLLQKLKLLCSSSNLPFCLHLAESEEEMEFLQTAQGKWASFLESRGFDFRDWNCFGLSPVGLAHRLGLLDSDTLVVHLIYVTDQEIELLAGSRVRVCICPRSNWRLHKALPPLEKFLKCGLKPALGTDSLASVETLSLFEEMSFTACHFPWLKPGEILQMATVNGARALGRPDLGVLEKGRSARMIYVEMEGSDPSRIEESLVHEAPKLIRPIGW, via the coding sequence ATGAGAAGTGGGATCACCTGCCACAAGGCCCGCCTCATAATGCAGGCACCCGGTGCATGGATTCCAGACGGTTTCGTGGCCATCTCCCAAGGCAAGATCCTTGAAATTGGCTCCCTGGGCAGAAAACCTCCTGGCTTCAAGCTGTTGGATCACGGCCCTGGGATTCTGATGCCAGCCTTGGTCAACGCCCACACCCATCTTACCCTTTCAGCCTTGCGTGGAAGGCTGGAGACATCCAGGGGCTTCTTGGCCTGGGTGGAGTCCATGATCCGCGAGAGATCCCAAGTTTCTCATGAGCAAGCCCTTGGAGCAGCCTTGAAGGAATTGAAGGCTTTTCGGGATGCAGGGGTGGGGCTTGTGGGTGAGGTGGGCCCCCTTTTCCCCATGGAAGAGCACCTGAGTCTCTGGGGTTTGGAAGGAGTGGTCTGGCATGAATTTCTGGGAGAGGAAAGAGATCTCTGTCTGCCATCACAGGCTCATCCGGGCATAACTTCCTCCCTGGCAGGACATGCACCCCACACAACCAGCCCCAAGCTATTGCAAAAGCTAAAGCTTCTGTGTTCAAGCTCCAACTTGCCCTTTTGCTTGCACCTGGCGGAATCAGAGGAAGAAATGGAGTTCCTTCAAACCGCTCAAGGGAAATGGGCCAGTTTTCTTGAAAGCCGGGGCTTCGACTTCAGGGATTGGAATTGTTTTGGGCTGAGCCCGGTGGGTCTTGCTCACAGGCTGGGATTGTTGGATTCAGATACCCTTGTTGTGCATCTCATATATGTGACTGATCAAGAGATAGAACTCCTGGCTGGCTCCCGAGTAAGAGTATGCATCTGCCCCAGGTCCAACTGGAGGCTTCACAAGGCCCTTCCCCCCTTGGAGAAGTTCCTGAAGTGTGGTCTCAAACCAGCCCTTGGGACAGACTCCCTGGCAAGCGTTGAAACTCTTAGCCTATTTGAGGAGATGAGCTTCACGGCTTGCCATTTCCCATGGCTGAAGCCTGGGGAAATCCTCCAGATGGCCACTGTCAACGGTGCAAGGGCCTTGGGAAGACCTGACCTGGGGGTCTTGGAAAAGGGGCGTTCGGCCAGGATGATATATGTGGAGATGGAAGGTTCCGATCCTTCCAGGATTGAAGAAAGCCTAGTGCACGAGGCTCCGAAACTAATAAGACCCATAGGCTGGTAA
- a CDS encoding tetrathionate reductase family octaheme c-type cytochrome encodes MASARLLVWIAAGLMSLGADALANGHKDMIKGPFKSGSEVTATCLGCHDKQAKDFMGTVHWSWSRTQEVPGKGKKDLGKKNAINNFCIALPSNWPRCTSCHAGYGWKDAGFDFSKAENIDCLICHDTTGTYKKTPTGAGMPDPSVDLEKVAQNVGKTSRATCGACHFFGGGGDHIKHGDLDSSLVAPPKAMDVHMGTDGKNMNCSSCHKAKDHVIPGLALSVSAKGEATLGCTDCHTPSPHKNAVLNKHFQRVACQTCHIPSFARSLPTKVWWDWSKAGQDVAEPPKDQWGQKLYDKMKGEFKWAKDVVPTYLWFNGSTERYLLGDPIGDPSKVLHLNLPLGNKEDKNAKIWPFKVMRGKQPFDVGNKVLAVPHLFGGYWKHYDWGKAIESGMAAAGLPYSGKYDWIETDMYWRVTHMVVPKDQALRCTDCHGPKGRLDWKALGYEKDPQKKS; translated from the coding sequence ATGGCGTCAGCAAGACTGCTGGTATGGATCGCCGCTGGTTTGATGAGCTTAGGGGCTGATGCCCTGGCCAACGGGCACAAGGACATGATCAAAGGTCCTTTCAAGAGCGGCTCAGAGGTTACGGCCACTTGCCTTGGATGTCACGACAAACAAGCCAAGGATTTCATGGGAACAGTGCACTGGAGCTGGTCCAGAACGCAAGAGGTTCCCGGAAAGGGCAAGAAGGATCTGGGCAAGAAAAATGCCATAAACAATTTTTGCATAGCCCTTCCCAGCAACTGGCCTCGCTGCACAAGCTGCCATGCTGGGTACGGTTGGAAGGACGCCGGATTCGACTTCTCCAAGGCTGAAAACATTGATTGCCTCATATGTCACGACACCACAGGCACGTACAAGAAAACTCCCACTGGAGCAGGCATGCCCGACCCCTCTGTGGATCTTGAAAAAGTGGCCCAAAATGTGGGTAAGACCAGTCGAGCCACCTGCGGGGCCTGTCACTTTTTCGGTGGCGGTGGGGACCACATAAAGCACGGCGACTTGGACAGCTCCCTGGTGGCACCACCCAAGGCCATGGATGTGCATATGGGCACAGACGGCAAGAACATGAACTGCTCCTCCTGTCACAAGGCCAAGGATCACGTGATTCCGGGATTGGCTCTTTCGGTTTCGGCCAAGGGTGAGGCCACTCTTGGCTGCACGGACTGCCACACCCCCTCCCCTCACAAAAACGCTGTGCTCAACAAACACTTCCAAAGGGTGGCATGCCAGACCTGTCACATCCCTTCCTTTGCCAGGAGTCTTCCCACCAAGGTCTGGTGGGATTGGTCCAAGGCAGGCCAGGATGTGGCCGAGCCTCCCAAGGATCAATGGGGCCAGAAGCTCTACGACAAGATGAAAGGGGAGTTCAAGTGGGCCAAGGATGTGGTGCCTACTTATCTTTGGTTCAATGGCTCCACGGAGAGATATCTACTGGGTGACCCCATAGGGGATCCCTCCAAGGTACTCCATCTGAACCTGCCCCTTGGAAACAAAGAGGACAAAAACGCCAAGATATGGCCTTTCAAGGTCATGCGGGGAAAGCAGCCCTTTGATGTAGGCAACAAAGTGCTGGCTGTGCCTCACCTCTTTGGGGGCTATTGGAAGCACTATGACTGGGGTAAGGCCATAGAGAGCGGAATGGCGGCTGCGGGTCTTCCTTACAGCGGAAAGTATGACTGGATAGAAACAGACATGTATTGGCGTGTGACCCATATGGTGGTACCCAAAGACCAGGCCCTAAGATGCACGGACTGCCACGGCCCCAAGGGGCGACTGGACTGGAAGGCCCTGGGTTACGAGAAGGATCCTCAGAAAAAAAGCTAA
- a CDS encoding cyclodeaminase/cyclohydrolase family protein, giving the protein MSLEKDLPGPFREGIKALLRVLDPEDNSTGGGAASAVAGAMAAALLAMVGRLSLGNPGMEPRSFYESLVSEAQGLAQVLMLGAQEDAEAFEFVMAAYRMPKADEKDRQKRQEAIQKALEKAAQVPLENARVCARVLELCRLTEDRYNPRASSDFNCARYLAKAALKGCLENVSINLSHLESPELVEELTQASQELETWVVSF; this is encoded by the coding sequence ATGAGCCTCGAGAAGGATCTCCCAGGGCCTTTCCGGGAAGGGATAAAGGCACTCCTTAGGGTGCTTGACCCCGAGGACAATTCCACAGGCGGAGGGGCAGCCTCGGCCGTGGCAGGGGCCATGGCAGCAGCCCTGCTGGCCATGGTGGGAAGGCTCTCTTTGGGAAATCCAGGCATGGAGCCAAGAAGCTTTTATGAGTCACTGGTGAGCGAGGCGCAGGGCTTGGCCCAAGTTCTTATGCTGGGCGCGCAAGAGGATGCAGAGGCCTTTGAGTTTGTCATGGCAGCTTACCGCATGCCCAAGGCGGATGAAAAGGACAGGCAAAAGCGCCAAGAGGCCATTCAAAAGGCCCTGGAAAAAGCGGCCCAGGTGCCACTTGAAAACGCCCGGGTTTGCGCCAGGGTGCTTGAGCTTTGCAGGCTGACGGAAGATCGTTACAATCCCAGGGCCTCTTCGGACTTCAACTGCGCTAGGTATCTTGCCAAGGCGGCCCTCAAAGGTTGCCTAGAGAATGTATCCATTAATCTTTCCCATCTGGAATCCCCTGAACTGGTGGAGGAATTAACCCAGGCCAGCCAAGAGCTGGAGACCTGGGTTGTCAGCTTTTGA
- the hutI gene encoding imidazolonepropionase, translating into MIQKLFRNARIYTPWDQGAPVGGQAQETCVRSWRRGALLVRDGLVQAVGDEQEILRLALSQEIHQEVDCEGSCLIPGFVDPHTHMCFVGDREEEFRERLSGVSYLQILARGGGILSTVRAVREVSEEELLEQSMKRVLRALSLGTTTLEIKSGYGLETGAELKMLRVIKRLSLETPTDVVPTFLGAHAVPEEYKENPGGYLDLLLEEMLPEVAAQGIAKFCDVFCEQGVFSTEETRSILRRASQLGLGLKIHADEVHDTGGAALAAQLGATSAEHLLAASDQGLRAMAQAGVVAVLLPGTALSLKKPYARAREMIRMGLPVALATDCNPGSCYLEGMPLVFALAVLGMQMSVEEALAATTLNASYSIGLASRVGSLNKGKQADFLLLEGASPAVLAYRLGAESCIQAVYKRGEQVA; encoded by the coding sequence ATGATCCAGAAGCTCTTTAGAAATGCCAGGATCTACACCCCCTGGGATCAGGGCGCGCCGGTGGGAGGCCAGGCCCAGGAGACCTGTGTCAGATCCTGGAGAAGGGGCGCGCTCTTGGTGAGAGACGGGCTGGTGCAGGCAGTGGGTGATGAGCAAGAGATTCTCAGGCTGGCCCTTTCCCAGGAGATCCACCAAGAGGTGGACTGCGAGGGCTCATGTTTGATCCCAGGCTTCGTGGACCCTCATACCCACATGTGTTTTGTTGGTGACAGGGAGGAGGAATTCAGGGAGAGGCTCTCTGGGGTCTCTTACCTGCAGATCCTGGCCAGAGGGGGTGGTATTCTCTCCACGGTCAGGGCGGTCAGGGAAGTATCTGAGGAGGAGCTTCTGGAACAGAGCATGAAGCGAGTACTGAGAGCCCTTTCTTTAGGCACCACGACCCTGGAGATAAAAAGTGGCTATGGGCTTGAGACAGGAGCCGAGCTCAAGATGCTTAGAGTCATCAAGAGACTTTCCCTGGAGACCCCCACGGATGTGGTGCCCACCTTTCTCGGGGCCCACGCTGTGCCCGAGGAGTACAAGGAAAACCCCGGGGGGTACCTGGATTTGTTATTGGAGGAGATGCTCCCTGAGGTGGCGGCCCAGGGCATAGCCAAATTTTGCGATGTCTTTTGCGAGCAAGGAGTCTTTTCCACGGAAGAGACCAGGAGCATCCTAAGGAGGGCATCCCAGTTGGGGCTTGGCTTGAAGATACATGCCGATGAGGTGCATGACACAGGTGGAGCAGCCCTGGCTGCTCAGCTGGGGGCCACCTCGGCCGAGCACCTCCTGGCAGCCTCTGACCAGGGGCTTAGGGCCATGGCGCAGGCCGGGGTTGTGGCCGTATTGCTTCCTGGCACGGCATTGAGCCTCAAGAAACCTTATGCCAGGGCAAGAGAAATGATTCGGATGGGTCTTCCTGTGGCCCTAGCCACGGATTGCAATCCCGGCTCATGCTATCTGGAGGGCATGCCCCTGGTGTTTGCCTTGGCGGTCCTAGGTATGCAGATGTCCGTGGAGGAGGCCCTGGCAGCTACGACCCTAAACGCTTCTTATTCCATAGGCTTGGCCTCCAGGGTTGGAAGCCTCAACAAGGGAAAGCAGGCCGACTTTCTCTTGCTGGAGGGAGCCTCCCCGGCTGTCCTGGCTTACAGACTCGGGGCTGAATCGTGCATTCAGGCCGTTTACAAGCGGGGGGAGCAGGTGGCATGA
- the ftcD gene encoding glutamate formimidoyltransferase, which translates to MAGNWIECVPNFSEGRRLDVIEEILAPFRSTPGCFLMDQRPDKDHNRLVVSLIGEPQALCRALLDAARVAVERIDLNQHTGAHPRMGAVDVIPFVPLPGTSMETCIQLARDFGRLLHQETGVPIYFYEEAALKPERKPLEAVRKGQFEGLREEISRPERHPDVGPPRIHPTAGATAVGARKFLIALNVNLRSRDLAMAQRIARAVRASSGGLAYVKAMGVDLAEKGMVQVSMNLVDFEKNPVYRAVEMVRSEARRWGVEVAGCEIQGLVPASALLESAAYYLQLHDLEPSKVIEIALLGLLAKEKEKGSEQ; encoded by the coding sequence ATGGCCGGGAACTGGATCGAATGTGTTCCTAATTTCAGTGAGGGAAGGCGTCTGGATGTCATAGAGGAGATCCTGGCGCCCTTTCGCAGCACGCCTGGGTGTTTTCTAATGGACCAGAGGCCAGACAAGGATCATAACCGCCTCGTGGTGAGCCTCATAGGAGAACCTCAGGCCCTGTGCAGGGCACTTCTGGACGCCGCACGGGTGGCCGTGGAGCGCATAGACCTGAACCAGCACACCGGGGCGCACCCCCGCATGGGGGCGGTGGATGTGATCCCCTTTGTGCCTCTTCCTGGCACCAGCATGGAGACCTGCATCCAGTTGGCCCGGGACTTTGGCCGATTGCTCCACCAGGAGACGGGGGTTCCCATCTATTTCTATGAAGAAGCTGCCCTGAAGCCAGAGAGGAAGCCCCTGGAGGCCGTGCGCAAGGGCCAGTTCGAGGGCCTGAGGGAGGAGATATCTCGGCCCGAGAGGCACCCGGATGTGGGACCACCCAGGATACATCCCACAGCCGGTGCCACGGCCGTGGGGGCCCGGAAGTTTCTCATAGCCCTCAACGTGAATCTCAGAAGCCGGGATCTGGCCATGGCCCAAAGGATCGCCAGGGCGGTGAGGGCCTCCAGCGGTGGGCTTGCATACGTAAAGGCCATGGGGGTGGATCTGGCCGAGAAGGGGATGGTGCAGGTCTCCATGAACCTGGTGGACTTCGAGAAAAACCCCGTTTACAGGGCCGTGGAGATGGTGCGCAGCGAGGCACGCAGATGGGGTGTGGAGGTGGCGGGCTGTGAGATTCAGGGCCTGGTGCCTGCATCGGCTTTGCTGGAGAGCGCTGCCTATTATCTGCAGCTGCATGACCTGGAGCCTTCCAAGGTCATAGAGATAGCATTGCTGGGGCTTCTGGCCAAGGAGAAAGAAAAGGGATCTGAGCAATGA
- a CDS encoding ABC transporter substrate-binding protein, translating into MKGGKVGWLVGLVALAWLSGPAMAAEEIKIGLMVPLTGPAAADGLSASNSVKLAAEKVNAAGGLLGKKVVLVEYDDRADAKEGIALARKLVEQDKVVAVVGGSYSAPSRAVAPIFQEEGVPFVAAYAVHPDVTKAGDYCFRNGFLGHVEGGAAAYVAVNKLKAKRIALLTTDNDFGRTLVEGFKKYLAKHAKDVQVVSEQVYPFAEKDFKAYLAKIKEANPDLIQVSGYYFHTGPTLKQAREMGITTTIMGEEGADSPKLFEIAGQAAEGFIMVTNLDRDDPRPVVQTYIKEYKERHKIAPDMVGASAYDAFMLIADAIKRAKSLDKKAIRKALAETKDYDGLTGVIKGFTPEREVIKNVQVQIVKNGEFRHFGVVTDPEVITP; encoded by the coding sequence ATGAAAGGCGGCAAGGTAGGATGGTTGGTTGGCTTGGTGGCTCTGGCCTGGCTCTCAGGTCCGGCCATGGCAGCTGAGGAGATCAAGATAGGGCTCATGGTGCCCCTGACCGGGCCGGCTGCGGCCGATGGGCTCAGCGCTTCCAATTCCGTGAAGCTGGCTGCCGAGAAGGTCAATGCAGCAGGTGGGCTCCTGGGTAAGAAGGTGGTCCTGGTGGAGTATGACGACAGGGCTGACGCCAAAGAGGGTATAGCCCTGGCCAGAAAACTCGTGGAACAGGACAAGGTGGTGGCAGTTGTGGGAGGCTCTTACTCTGCCCCCAGTCGGGCAGTAGCCCCCATTTTTCAGGAAGAAGGGGTGCCTTTTGTGGCTGCCTATGCCGTGCACCCGGATGTCACCAAGGCAGGAGATTACTGCTTCCGTAACGGCTTTCTGGGGCATGTGGAAGGCGGGGCCGCGGCTTATGTGGCCGTAAACAAACTCAAGGCCAAGAGGATAGCGCTTCTCACCACGGACAATGATTTCGGCCGGACCCTGGTAGAGGGTTTCAAGAAGTATCTTGCCAAGCACGCCAAGGACGTTCAGGTGGTATCAGAGCAGGTCTATCCCTTTGCAGAGAAGGATTTCAAGGCATATCTGGCCAAAATCAAAGAGGCCAATCCAGACCTTATCCAGGTCTCGGGTTATTATTTCCACACCGGGCCCACCCTGAAGCAGGCCAGGGAAATGGGAATAACCACGACCATCATGGGTGAGGAAGGTGCGGATTCCCCCAAGCTCTTCGAGATAGCCGGCCAGGCAGCAGAAGGCTTTATCATGGTCACCAATTTGGACCGGGATGACCCCAGGCCGGTGGTTCAGACATATATAAAGGAATACAAGGAGCGCCACAAAATAGCCCCGGACATGGTAGGAGCCTCGGCCTATGACGCCTTCATGCTCATAGCAGATGCCATAAAAAGGGCGAAGAGCCTGGACAAGAAGGCCATTCGCAAAGCCTTGGCCGAGACCAAGGATTATGACGGGCTCACAGGTGTGATCAAAGGATTCACCCCAGAGCGTGAGGTGATCAAGAACGTGCAGGTCCAGATAGTCAAGAACGGGGAATTCCGGCATTTCGGTGTGGTCACGGATCCGGAGGTCATCACACCTTGA